Proteins found in one Longimicrobium sp. genomic segment:
- the gwsS gene encoding grasp-with-spasm system SPASM domain peptide maturase, protein MSRRRVFRLFACCVPVRGARRSTICDLQRERYDLIPNGLYDILQHYTDHTLEEIRADFPAQAHATLDEYFAFLVKQEYGFWCDDPDAFPALDLSWERPERVTNAIIDVDERSRHDWGSLLRQLDGLGCQALQLRFFRPVSVSEMDAVLAHTSSGRLRSVELLLPHDAGWTDRALEDLCLRHQRVMGVTVHSAPETRTERVGGLDTPIFHREERVDSHAHCGAVAPEWFSPSLEGFAEATRFNSCLNRKLSIDAAGEIRNCPSLPRSFGNAAHTRLDEALEHPAFRELWAITKDQVETCRDCEFRYVCTDCRAWVRDPADRLSKPSGCSYDPYAARWN, encoded by the coding sequence GTGAGCCGCCGCCGCGTGTTCCGCCTGTTCGCCTGCTGCGTTCCCGTCAGGGGAGCGCGCCGCAGCACCATCTGCGACCTGCAGCGCGAGCGCTACGACCTGATCCCCAACGGGCTGTACGACATCCTCCAGCACTACACCGACCACACGCTGGAAGAGATCCGCGCCGACTTTCCCGCGCAGGCGCACGCCACGCTCGACGAGTACTTCGCCTTCCTGGTGAAGCAGGAGTACGGCTTCTGGTGCGACGACCCCGACGCGTTTCCGGCGCTGGACCTGTCGTGGGAGCGCCCCGAGCGGGTGACCAACGCCATCATCGACGTGGACGAGCGCTCGCGGCACGACTGGGGGTCGCTCCTGCGCCAGCTCGACGGGCTGGGGTGCCAGGCGCTGCAGCTCCGCTTCTTCCGCCCCGTTTCCGTGAGCGAGATGGACGCGGTGCTGGCGCACACCTCCAGCGGCCGGCTGCGCTCGGTGGAGCTCCTGCTCCCCCACGACGCGGGGTGGACCGACCGCGCGCTCGAGGACCTGTGCCTGCGCCACCAGCGGGTGATGGGCGTGACGGTGCACTCCGCGCCGGAGACGCGCACCGAGCGGGTGGGCGGGCTCGACACCCCCATCTTCCACCGCGAGGAGCGGGTCGACTCGCACGCGCACTGCGGCGCGGTGGCCCCCGAGTGGTTCAGCCCGTCGCTGGAGGGGTTCGCCGAGGCCACGCGCTTCAACTCGTGCCTGAACCGCAAGCTCTCGATCGACGCGGCGGGCGAGATCCGCAACTGCCCCTCGCTGCCGCGCTCGTTCGGCAACGCGGCCCACACCCGGCTCGACGAGGCGCTGGAGCACCCCGCCTTCCGCGAGCTGTGGGCGATCACCAAGGACCAGGTGGAAACGTGCCGCGACTGCGAGTTCCGCTACGTGTGCACCGACTGCCGCGCCTGGGTGCGCGACCCCGCCGACCGGCTGTCGAAGCCGTCGGGATGCAGCTACGACCCGTACGCCGCCCGCTGGAACTGA
- the gwsG gene encoding grasp-with-spasm system ATP-grasp peptide maturase: MILVLSDANQEITTEEVVDWVRALGGDCVRLNGDDLTSPRPFRLAVGGTGPRIRLCVDGRHFTEQDVRVVWLRRWGAGEGAPVRALPGLEPIAAQMNAHLGRELGAVAGALFGALGDAHWLTRPQDGAVGKLHVLRAAAVAGLEIPPTLVSNDPDELEAFRREHGRVITKSVGEMEMYCFFGYRFGLYTAEVREDDVAALPRPAFPSLVQALVEKEFEIRTFYLAGEMYSMAIFSQADEQTAVDFRHYRRQRPNRSVPYRLPEDVAGRVRAAMRALRLETGSIDFIRTPDGRHVFLEVNPGGQFGMVSHRCNYRLEKKVAEYLIARSA, from the coding sequence ATGATCCTCGTACTCAGCGACGCCAATCAGGAGATCACCACCGAAGAGGTGGTCGACTGGGTGCGCGCGCTGGGCGGCGACTGCGTGCGCCTGAACGGTGACGACCTCACCTCGCCGCGGCCGTTCCGGCTGGCGGTGGGCGGCACCGGGCCGCGCATCCGCCTGTGCGTGGACGGGCGCCACTTCACCGAGCAGGACGTGCGCGTGGTCTGGCTGCGCCGCTGGGGCGCGGGCGAGGGCGCCCCGGTGCGCGCCCTCCCCGGGCTGGAGCCCATCGCGGCGCAGATGAACGCGCACCTGGGACGCGAGCTGGGCGCCGTGGCCGGCGCGCTGTTCGGCGCGCTGGGCGACGCGCACTGGCTGACCCGGCCGCAGGACGGCGCCGTGGGCAAGCTGCACGTGCTGCGCGCCGCCGCCGTGGCGGGGCTCGAGATCCCCCCCACGCTGGTGAGCAACGACCCCGACGAGCTCGAGGCCTTCCGCCGCGAGCACGGGCGCGTGATCACCAAGAGCGTGGGCGAGATGGAGATGTACTGCTTCTTCGGCTACCGCTTCGGGCTGTACACGGCCGAGGTGAGGGAGGACGACGTGGCCGCGCTCCCGCGGCCGGCCTTTCCCTCGCTGGTGCAGGCGCTGGTGGAGAAGGAGTTCGAGATCCGCACCTTCTACCTGGCGGGCGAGATGTACTCGATGGCCATCTTCTCGCAGGCCGACGAGCAGACCGCCGTGGACTTCCGCCACTACCGGCGGCAGCGCCCCAACCGCTCGGTTCCCTACCGCCTCCCCGAAGACGTGGCCGGCCGGGTGCGCGCGGCCATGCGCGCGCTGCGGCTGGAAACCGGCTCGATCGACTTCATCCGCACCCCCGACGGCCGGCACGTGTTCCTGGAGGTGAACCCGGGCGGGCAGTTCGGGATGGTGTCGCACCGCTGCAACTACAGGCTGGAGAAGAAGGTGGCCGAGTACCTGATCGCGCGGAGCGCCTGA
- the bstA gene encoding bacillithiol transferase BstA — translation MNDDLRYPVGKYTPGQPITREQRDEWVAQVADAPARLRAAVTSLSDAQLDTPYRDGGWTVRQVVHHVPDSHMNAYTRMKLGLTEDVPMIKTYEEAEWARLPDARLPIEVSLVLLEKLHERWVHLLRALDKGQWKRTFRHPEWGEMTLEDALGMYAWHGRHHVAHITRLAEREGW, via the coding sequence ATGAACGACGACCTGCGCTACCCGGTCGGCAAGTACACGCCCGGCCAGCCGATCACCCGCGAGCAGCGCGACGAGTGGGTGGCGCAGGTCGCCGACGCCCCCGCCCGCCTGCGCGCCGCCGTCACCAGTCTCAGCGACGCGCAGCTCGACACGCCGTACCGCGACGGCGGGTGGACGGTGCGGCAGGTGGTGCACCACGTCCCCGACAGCCACATGAACGCCTACACGCGCATGAAGCTGGGGCTGACGGAAGACGTGCCGATGATCAAGACGTACGAGGAAGCCGAGTGGGCCAGGCTCCCCGACGCGCGGCTGCCGATCGAGGTGTCGCTGGTGCTGCTGGAGAAGCTGCACGAGCGCTGGGTGCACCTCCTGCGCGCGCTCGACAAGGGGCAGTGGAAGCGCACCTTCCGCCATCCGGAATGGGGTGAGATGACCTTGGAGGATGCGCTGGGGATGTACGCCTGGCACGGCCGCCACCACGTGGCCCACATCACGCGTCTGGCCGAGCGCGAAGGGTGGTAG
- the dacB gene encoding D-alanyl-D-alanine carboxypeptidase/D-alanyl-D-alanine-endopeptidase, with protein sequence MKSSGTTLTAGALVLALAGGGVAVYGTRASAISDAARMRAAEAEAATAPANRFRAIPPDAATATDGPLQAQAQAIVGSGEGWTLMAYSVDRQQTLFAINADQARIPASNNKVFSTIWALEMLGSRYRFPTDLLAAGPVEGGVLRGDLVLRGSGDPAFGYPEYDRDVMKTPRIMAQALRQKGITRIEGGIVADATIDDGKHHGSNWPQDTGNGAAQYAPTVSGLPFNRNMLWVQIENGAVRTTPQMTEIPVVWTQRSGRAMAARKPDNDTIIVRGAAAGRGNRYGVGANEPALLAPAALREALQEAGITVAGPVRLGKTPDGAKLMHRHYSITLGEMIPQANRHSDNFFAEHFWKAAVAKATGQGSYEKGGPASAHFYHDRAGVPYGQLFQADGSGLSADNRTSAYALVSAMSWAHQQRWSKLFHESLPVAGQPDGTLNRLFVGTPAAGNLHAKTGYIRGVRSLSGFVKTAGGELVVFSMIYNGKNTSGARGIQQNLGVLLANYKR encoded by the coding sequence ATGAAGTCCAGCGGTACCACCCTGACGGCCGGCGCCCTGGTCCTCGCCCTGGCGGGGGGCGGGGTGGCCGTCTACGGCACCCGCGCCAGCGCCATCTCCGACGCGGCCCGCATGCGCGCCGCCGAGGCCGAGGCCGCCACGGCGCCCGCCAACCGCTTCCGCGCCATCCCGCCCGACGCGGCCACGGCCACCGACGGGCCGCTGCAGGCGCAGGCGCAGGCCATCGTGGGCAGCGGCGAGGGGTGGACGCTGATGGCGTACTCCGTCGACCGGCAGCAGACGCTCTTCGCCATCAACGCCGACCAGGCCCGCATCCCCGCGTCGAACAACAAGGTGTTCAGCACCATCTGGGCGCTGGAGATGCTCGGCTCGCGCTACCGCTTCCCCACCGACCTGCTCGCCGCGGGGCCGGTGGAGGGCGGCGTGCTGCGCGGCGACCTGGTGCTGCGGGGCTCGGGCGACCCCGCGTTCGGCTATCCCGAGTACGACCGCGACGTGATGAAGACGCCGCGGATCATGGCCCAGGCGCTCCGGCAGAAGGGGATCACCCGCATCGAGGGCGGGATCGTCGCGGACGCCACCATCGACGACGGCAAGCACCACGGGAGCAACTGGCCGCAGGACACCGGCAACGGCGCCGCCCAGTACGCGCCGACGGTCAGCGGGCTGCCGTTCAACCGCAACATGCTGTGGGTGCAGATCGAGAACGGCGCCGTCCGCACCACCCCGCAGATGACGGAGATCCCCGTGGTCTGGACGCAGCGCAGCGGCCGGGCGATGGCCGCGCGCAAGCCCGACAACGACACCATCATCGTGCGCGGCGCGGCGGCGGGGCGGGGGAACCGCTACGGCGTGGGCGCCAACGAGCCGGCGCTGCTGGCCCCCGCGGCGCTGCGCGAGGCGCTGCAGGAGGCGGGGATCACCGTGGCCGGCCCCGTGCGGCTGGGGAAGACGCCCGACGGCGCGAAGCTGATGCACCGCCACTACTCCATCACCCTGGGCGAGATGATCCCCCAGGCCAACCGCCACTCCGACAACTTCTTCGCCGAGCACTTCTGGAAGGCGGCGGTGGCGAAGGCGACCGGACAGGGGAGCTACGAGAAGGGCGGCCCGGCGTCGGCGCACTTCTACCACGACCGCGCGGGCGTGCCGTACGGGCAGCTCTTCCAGGCCGACGGCTCCGGCCTCTCCGCCGACAACCGGACCAGCGCGTACGCCCTCGTGTCCGCGATGAGCTGGGCGCACCAGCAGCGCTGGTCGAAGCTCTTCCACGAGTCGCTTCCCGTGGCGGGGCAGCCCGACGGCACGCTGAACCGCCTGTTCGTGGGCACCCCCGCGGCGGGGAACCTGCACGCCAAGACCGGCTACATCCGCGGCGTGCGCTCGCTCTCCGGCTTCGTGAAGACGGCCGGCGGCGAGCTGGTGGTGTTCTCGATGATCTACAACGGGAAGAACACCTCCGGCGCCCGCGGCATCCAGCAGAACCTGGGCGTGCTGCTCGCGAACTACAAGCGCTGA
- a CDS encoding acyl-CoA reductase: protein MPRLTPALLREQVKALAQARDETLARRPVAEIVAVVDRVAARLLDPADELRRTAERALPAITHYSPEMVRVVLDRMAADWRAGQLRELLRTELGDPRVLDGFRPAPRGHGRVMAMGPRLAAHVFSGNVPGVAVTSIVRSLLVKAATLGKTAVGEPLLPALFARAVAEEDAALGACLAVTYWHGGDEEMERAALEHADAVIVYGGREAVAAVHAKTPAGARFLAYGPKLSFGAIGRDRLTWETASAAALDASTFDQQGCVSPHVFYAEEGGDVSPREWAEMLAREMETVERDLPRGRLSPGEASAIRQLRGQTEFASDADLHASAEGTAWTVIYDPDPVFEASCLNRVVRVKPVPALAEIPALVREYAEVLQTVGVTASPDAAAALADALARLGASRIAPVGKMAWPPPWWHHDGRPPLRALVRWCDWED, encoded by the coding sequence GTGCCGCGCCTGACCCCCGCGCTGCTGCGCGAGCAGGTGAAGGCGCTCGCCCAGGCGCGCGACGAGACGCTGGCGCGGCGGCCCGTCGCGGAGATCGTGGCGGTGGTCGACCGGGTGGCGGCGCGGCTGCTGGACCCCGCGGACGAGCTGCGGCGGACGGCGGAGCGCGCGCTGCCGGCCATCACCCACTACTCGCCCGAGATGGTGCGGGTGGTGCTGGACCGGATGGCGGCGGACTGGCGCGCCGGGCAGCTGCGCGAGCTGCTGCGCACCGAGCTGGGCGATCCGCGCGTGCTGGACGGCTTCCGCCCCGCGCCGCGCGGGCATGGACGGGTGATGGCGATGGGGCCGCGGCTGGCGGCGCACGTGTTCAGCGGCAACGTGCCGGGCGTGGCCGTCACCTCCATCGTCCGCTCGCTGCTGGTGAAGGCGGCCACGCTGGGGAAGACGGCCGTCGGCGAGCCGCTCCTCCCCGCGCTCTTCGCCCGCGCGGTGGCGGAGGAGGACGCGGCGCTGGGCGCCTGCCTCGCCGTCACCTACTGGCACGGCGGCGACGAGGAGATGGAGCGCGCCGCGCTGGAGCACGCCGACGCGGTGATCGTCTACGGCGGGCGCGAGGCCGTCGCCGCCGTGCACGCGAAGACCCCGGCGGGCGCGCGCTTCCTGGCGTACGGCCCCAAGCTCTCCTTCGGGGCGATTGGCCGCGACCGGCTGACGTGGGAGACCGCGAGCGCCGCCGCGCTGGACGCGTCGACGTTCGACCAGCAGGGATGCGTCTCTCCGCACGTCTTCTACGCCGAGGAGGGCGGCGACGTCTCCCCCCGCGAGTGGGCGGAGATGCTGGCGCGGGAGATGGAGACGGTGGAGCGCGATCTCCCGCGCGGCCGGCTGTCTCCCGGCGAGGCGTCCGCCATCCGCCAGCTGCGCGGCCAGACCGAGTTCGCGTCCGACGCCGATCTCCACGCGTCGGCCGAGGGGACGGCGTGGACAGTGATCTACGATCCCGACCCGGTGTTCGAGGCCTCGTGCCTGAACCGCGTCGTGCGCGTGAAGCCCGTCCCCGCGCTGGCGGAGATCCCCGCACTGGTGCGGGAATATGCGGAGGTGCTGCAGACCGTCGGCGTCACCGCCTCCCCCGACGCCGCAGCGGCGCTGGCGGACGCGCTCGCGCGGCTGGGGGCGAGCCGCATCGCGCCGGTCGGGAAGATGGCGTGGCCGCCGCCGTGGTGGCATCACGACGGCCGCCCGCCGCTGCGCGCGCTCGTCCGCTGGTGCGACTGGGAGGATTGA